The following nucleotide sequence is from Nitrospiria bacterium.
TTCAGTTTTATTAAGTTCAAGCCATGGGGAAATTCCCCTATTTTCTACCCCCAACAAAGAAGCCTTTATTCTTTCCAAATTTTTACTTTTCTCCTTTACTTGAATCCGATCACCCTCTTTTAAAAGAAAAGAAGGGATATCCACTTTTTTCCCATTCACCAAAAAATGCCCATGGTTAATTAAACCCCGAGCCTCTCCTCGTGAGGAAGCAAAACCGATTCGGTAAACTGCACTATCCAGGCGTCGTTCTAATAACTGGAGGAGATTATCTCCTGTAATTCCCTTTATTCGCTCGGCACGGTGAAAATACCCTCGAAATTGCCTCTCCAGCAATCCGTAAATTCTCTTTAACTTTTGTTTTTCTCTGAGCTGCTTCTGGTATTCCGAAACCTTCTGGCGTCCTTGTCCATGTTGCCCTGGGGGTTGATCTCGACGTTCAATCCCACACTTCTCGGTGAAACACCGCGCCCCTTTTAAAAAAAGCTTTGCCCCTTCCCTCCGGCAGAGCCGGCATAGGGGTCCAACGTATCTTGCCAATTAAAACCTCCATTCCATATAATTTATTTTTTCCGTTTAAATGCCCTACTCAAAAAAGAGTTAAAGGTCATGCTTAGACCCTCCTCCTTTTGGGGGGTCTGCACCCGTTATGAGGAACCGGGGTAACATCTTTAATTAAATTAACCTTCAAACCGGTCCCTTGAAGAGCCCTAATAGCGGATTCGCGCCCCGACCCGGGCCCCTTAACATAAACATCCACTTGCCTCATTCCATTTTCCATGGCCTTTTTTGCAGCAGTTTCCCCAGCCTTCTGGGCGGCAAAGGGGGTACTTTTGCGTGATCCTTTAAACCCTTGATTGCCTGCACTGGACCAAACCACCACATTTCCAGCCATATCTGTAATGCTAATTATCGTGTTATTAAAGGAAGCCAGTATATGAGCCACACCGGATTGAACATTCTTTTTTTCTTTTTTCTTAGTACCTTTTTTATTTACCATGGTTTTGCAACTCCAATTGTGATCAAGGATAAAACCTACTAAATTTATTTAGTTTTTTGTTTTGCCTGATCCCTCTTATTTAGAATGAACCCTTTCTTTAAAAAGAGGGGGAAATCAGAAATTCCTTACGTTTTTTTGGGTTTTGCTCCAATTGCTCGACGAGGCCCTTTTCTTGTCCGTGCATTGGTTTTCGTTCTTTGGCCTCTCAATGGAAGACCCCGACGATGCCTTAATCCCCGGTAACTCCCAATATCCATTAAACGTTTAATACTCATGGAAATCTCTCGCCGAAGATCTCCCTCTATTTTAAAATCCCGTTCAATGATTTCACGGAGTTTTACTGCTTCAGCTTCACTCAAATTCTTTACCCGAGTATTGGGATCAACCCCGGCATTTTTTATTATTTTTTTGGATGAGGACGGGCCAATTCCAAATAAATACGTCAATCCAACCTCAACCCTTTTATCTCTAGGAAGATCTATTCCACCGATACGAGCCATTGAAACCTCATTAAGAAACTAACCTTGCCGTTGTTTATGTTTCGGGTTAATACAAATCACCCGCAACACCCCTCGTCTTTTAATAATCTTACATTTAGCACAAATGGTTTTCATTGAAGATCGAACTTTCATTGTCCTAAAACCACCTTTTCCTTTTAAAGAAAAACGTCAGTGTTTATTTAAAACGGTAGGTAATTCTCCCCCGTGTTAAATCATAGGGAGAAAGCTCCACTGTTACTTTATCTCCCGGTAAAATTTTTATAAAATGCATTCTCATTTTTCCTGAAATGTGGGCTAACACCCTATGCCCATTTTCCAATTCCACCCGAAACATCGCATTGGGTAATGTTTCCATGATTGTTCCTTCCACTTCAACAACATCTTCTTTGGACATACCCCCTCGATCCTAAATCTCTGTTAAAATCTTGGCCCCAAACTCCGTCAAAGCAATGGTATGCTCAAAATGGGCAGACAAACTTCCATCTTCGGTGACCACAGTCCATTGGTCTTCCAAAACCTTAACATGATAAGTCCCTGCATTCACCATGGGTTCTACAGCTAACACCATTCCGATTTTTAACCGAGGTCCGGAATCTGGTTTTCCAAAATTAGGAACCTGGGGTTCCTCATGAAGGCTTCTTCCAATCCCATGGCCAACAAAATCCCTCACCACGGAAAAACCAGATTTTTCCACACAGGTTTGTATTGCATGGGAAACATCCGAAAGCCTTCCCTCATTGCGAATTTGCTGGATCCCTTCGTAAAGAGATTGACGGGTAACATCCATTAACCGCTGAACCTCCTGATTGACCCCGCCTACCGGAAGGGTCATGGCTGAATCACCAAAATATCCCTCCCAAATGGCCCCCAAGTCTAATCCAATAATATCACCGTCTTTTAATACACGTCTCGATGGAATCCCATGAACCACTTGATCATTGACCGAGACACAGAGCGTAGAAGGAAAACCACGGTAACCCTTAAAGGCTGGTGTACCTCCTAAATTTTTAATTTTCTCTTCGGCCACCCTATCCAGATCTAGGGTGGTCACACCGGGGGCTACCATTTCCTTAAGGGTAAGCAGAACCTCTGCAACTATTTTTGATGCAGAAGTCATCTTTTCAATCTCGTCACCCGATTTCAGAATGATCATACTTTTTTCTTTGATAGAAACCCCAAAACATTTTGGAAAACCGTCGGGATATCTCCGGAGCTTTCAATTTCAGTTAAAAGGCCAAGCTTCTGATAAAAATGAACCAACGGTTGGGTTTGGGTTTTATACACCTGCAATCGTTTCTGTATGGTTTCGGGATGATCATCTTCCCGATGAATCAATGGCCCCCCGCAAAGATCGCAACGATTTTCTTCCTTGGGGGGATTATATTTTGTGTGGTATACCGCAGTACAGGTTGAACAGGATCTACGGCCCGAAAGTCGTTGGATTAAAATCTCTTCATCTAAAA
It contains:
- the rpsD gene encoding 30S ribosomal protein S4 — encoded protein: MARYVGPLCRLCRREGAKLFLKGARCFTEKCGIERRDQPPGQHGQGRQKVSEYQKQLREKQKLKRIYGLLERQFRGYFHRAERIKGITGDNLLQLLERRLDSAVYRIGFASSRGEARGLINHGHFLVNGKKVDIPSFLLKEGDRIQVKEKSKNLERIKASLLGVENRGISPWLELNKTEFSGLFLNVPSKEEIELPVNEQLVVELYSR
- the rpsK gene encoding 30S ribosomal protein S11, yielding MVNKKGTKKKEKKNVQSGVAHILASFNNTIISITDMAGNVVVWSSAGNQGFKGSRKSTPFAAQKAGETAAKKAMENGMRQVDVYVKGPGSGRESAIRALQGTGLKVNLIKDVTPVPHNGCRPPKRRRV
- the rpsM gene encoding 30S ribosomal protein S13; the protein is MARIGGIDLPRDKRVEVGLTYLFGIGPSSSKKIIKNAGVDPNTRVKNLSEAEAVKLREIIERDFKIEGDLRREISMSIKRLMDIGSYRGLRHRRGLPLRGQRTKTNARTRKGPRRAIGAKPKKT
- the rpmJ gene encoding 50S ribosomal protein L36; translated protein: MKVRSSMKTICAKCKIIKRRGVLRVICINPKHKQRQG
- the infA gene encoding translation initiation factor IF-1: MSKEDVVEVEGTIMETLPNAMFRVELENGHRVLAHISGKMRMHFIKILPGDKVTVELSPYDLTRGRITYRFK
- the map gene encoding type I methionyl aminopeptidase, whose protein sequence is MIILKSGDEIEKMTSASKIVAEVLLTLKEMVAPGVTTLDLDRVAEEKIKNLGGTPAFKGYRGFPSTLCVSVNDQVVHGIPSRRVLKDGDIIGLDLGAIWEGYFGDSAMTLPVGGVNQEVQRLMDVTRQSLYEGIQQIRNEGRLSDVSHAIQTCVEKSGFSVVRDFVGHGIGRSLHEEPQVPNFGKPDSGPRLKIGMVLAVEPMVNAGTYHVKVLEDQWTVVTEDGSLSAHFEHTIALTEFGAKILTEI